Proteins from a single region of Stappia sp. ES.058:
- the pufB gene encoding light-harvesting antenna LH1, beta subunit produces MASPDNVSLSGLTESEAQEIHKYFIQGFLGFTAVAIVAHILVWLWRPWIPGPDGYAALDGVTETVSALLPVLA; encoded by the coding sequence ATGGCTAGCCCTGACAACGTCTCACTTTCGGGTCTTACCGAGAGCGAAGCTCAGGAGATCCACAAGTACTTCATCCAAGGCTTCTTGGGATTCACGGCGGTTGCGATCGTCGCGCATATCCTGGTCTGGCTTTGGCGCCCGTGGATCCCCGGACCCGACGGTTATGCCGCGCTTGACGGCGTGACAGAAACCGTCTCCGCGCTCCTTCCCGTCCTCGCATAG
- the pufA gene encoding light-harvesting antenna LH1, alpha subunit: MWRIWYLFDPRRVMVGLAVFLFSLAILIHFILLSTDRFNWLEGSSTTTSSIEQSVTDGVEPVRMIG, translated from the coding sequence ATGTGGAGAATCTGGTATCTGTTCGACCCGCGTCGCGTGATGGTCGGACTGGCCGTCTTCCTGTTCTCGCTGGCCATTCTCATCCACTTCATCCTGCTCAGCACGGATCGATTCAACTGGCTGGAAGGTTCGTCCACGACGACCAGCTCGATTGAACAATCCGTCACGGATGGCGTGGAGCCGGTGCGAATGATCGGATAA